A portion of the Deinococcus peraridilitoris DSM 19664 genome contains these proteins:
- a CDS encoding terminase large subunit domain-containing protein, with protein sequence MTQLRAPSFSKTSSDAGPPSPSSANPAADALRRARLEDASNEGQDVTLEEYYRARYPKYTVGRHIELLCRELDQLGPNEALIINMPPRHSKSETVGAFIERYMGQNPDHEVMYTCYGSQLATERSRKIRNYVRTSKTFRKFFPTFRLAADQKKVTEWKTAEDGGFLASGVDGSLTGKGAHLLIVDDPIKGRKQAESGKIRQMVIDWFKGDAFTRLAPNARIIIIQTRWHTEDLTGWLLENRQDPEFGAFNWKVVSLPAIAEPTAEEADPLGRQEGEGLWPERFPSERYNGIRKLVGEYDWAAQFQQRPYLKGGNVFSDAPAEYPNVYTPQALRSLGARITVVCDQGASDSSTADFTTIEVAAHWGTGVEHRMDIIDVRRGQWDLDELLEQTLAVQKTWGVEVAIECVMNQVAVVKYLEKRGLRTNRLNPRTMGDKYTRALPASAAWNRGAIRVPKAEHVQWDRAAFVTEHARFTGTDKDKNDDQVDTTAYNWLLGEVNERPKPNRAGTIGRASTTPTGTFGGTRRARPYTPSPGAARLGQRIRSPLARSVGEDRRTLRASPSCHG encoded by the coding sequence GTGACCCAGCTACGCGCACCAAGCTTCTCGAAAACGTCGAGCGACGCTGGGCCACCATCCCCGTCCTCGGCAAACCCGGCAGCTGACGCCCTGAGGCGTGCACGCCTCGAAGACGCCAGCAACGAAGGCCAGGACGTTACCCTTGAGGAGTACTACCGCGCCCGGTACCCGAAGTACACCGTCGGCCGACACATCGAGCTGCTGTGCCGTGAGCTCGACCAGCTCGGTCCGAACGAGGCCTTGATCATCAACATGCCACCCCGCCACTCCAAGAGCGAGACGGTCGGCGCGTTCATCGAGCGGTACATGGGCCAGAATCCCGACCACGAAGTGATGTACACCTGCTACGGCTCCCAGCTGGCCACCGAACGCAGCCGCAAGATCCGCAACTACGTCCGGACCAGCAAGACCTTCCGGAAGTTCTTTCCCACCTTCCGTCTCGCCGCTGACCAGAAGAAAGTCACCGAGTGGAAAACCGCTGAAGACGGCGGCTTCCTCGCGTCCGGTGTGGATGGCTCCCTTACCGGAAAAGGCGCGCACCTGCTGATCGTCGATGACCCGATCAAAGGCCGCAAGCAGGCCGAGAGCGGGAAGATCCGGCAGATGGTGATCGACTGGTTCAAGGGTGACGCCTTCACGCGTCTCGCTCCGAACGCGCGCATCATCATCATCCAGACGCGCTGGCACACGGAGGACCTCACAGGGTGGCTGCTGGAGAACCGGCAGGATCCGGAGTTCGGTGCCTTCAACTGGAAGGTGGTCAGCCTGCCCGCGATTGCCGAACCGACCGCTGAGGAAGCTGACCCGCTCGGACGCCAGGAAGGCGAGGGCTTGTGGCCTGAGCGCTTCCCGAGCGAGCGGTACAACGGGATCCGCAAACTCGTCGGTGAGTACGACTGGGCCGCGCAGTTCCAGCAGCGGCCCTACCTCAAGGGCGGCAACGTCTTCAGCGACGCGCCCGCTGAGTACCCGAACGTCTACACCCCGCAGGCCCTGCGCAGCCTCGGCGCGCGCATCACCGTCGTGTGCGACCAGGGTGCGAGCGACAGCAGCACCGCCGACTTCACCACCATCGAAGTCGCCGCGCACTGGGGCACGGGCGTCGAGCACCGCATGGACATCATCGACGTCCGGCGTGGCCAGTGGGATCTCGACGAACTGCTCGAGCAGACCCTCGCCGTGCAGAAGACCTGGGGTGTCGAGGTGGCCATCGAGTGCGTCATGAACCAGGTGGCCGTCGTGAAGTACCTGGAGAAGCGCGGCCTCCGGACGAACCGACTCAACCCGCGAACCATGGGTGACAAGTACACCCGCGCCCTGCCCGCCTCGGCCGCCTGGAACCGCGGCGCCATCCGCGTTCCGAAAGCAGAGCACGTCCAGTGGGACCGCGCGGCCTTCGTGACCGAGCACGCGCGCTTCACCGGCACCGACAAGGACAAGAACGATGACCAGGTGGACACCACCGCCTACAACTGGCTGCTCGGTGAAGTGAACGAGCGACCCAAACCAAACCGGGCCGGCACGATCGGCCGGGCCAGCACCACACCCACCGGGACTTTTGGAGGAACACGACGTGCACGACCGTACACCCCTTCACCAGGCGCTGCTCGATTGGGCCAGAGAATTCGGTCGCCGCTGGCGCGAAGCGTGGGCGAAGATCGCCGCACGCTTCGCGCGTCGCCCTCGTGCCACGGGTGA